In one window of Sphingomonas glaciei DNA:
- a CDS encoding FxDxF family PEP-CTERM protein, with translation MKRFLRVIAAASALALASTADAAIITPGAPAPAVFVVSGNPFTGTSPVTATIGNTPQVGGTVEAPVSFSDSFLFTIGPPGGGLIGTGSGSIITSTSLQFSTTDLDLTSVIVNGTALTISRTAGGLIESAGTSGVSIFSGQLNNITVTGLSRGLGSYGGNLTFIPSAVPEPGTWAMMLLGFGAIGMGMRRRRKASGVLQTA, from the coding sequence ATGAAGCGCTTTTTACGGGTCATCGCAGCCGCTTCGGCGCTTGCACTTGCCAGCACGGCCGATGCGGCAATCATTACTCCCGGCGCGCCCGCTCCAGCCGTGTTCGTGGTGAGTGGCAACCCATTTACCGGCACGAGCCCAGTAACTGCTACCATTGGCAACACGCCTCAGGTTGGCGGGACGGTTGAGGCCCCGGTCTCATTCAGCGACTCTTTCTTGTTCACCATCGGGCCGCCGGGCGGCGGTTTGATCGGAACGGGAAGTGGTTCGATCATTACCAGCACGTCGCTGCAGTTCAGCACGACTGACCTGGATCTCACGTCGGTGATCGTGAACGGAACCGCTCTGACCATCAGTCGGACTGCCGGCGGCTTGATTGAGAGCGCTGGTACTTCGGGTGTCAGCATCTTCAGTGGCCAGTTGAACAACATCACGGTGACCGGTCTTTCCCGCGGCCTGGGATCGTACGGCGGCAATCTCACCTTTATTCCCTCAGCCGTTCCCGAGCCGGGAACATGGGCGATGATGCTGCTCGGTTTCGGCGCGATCGGTATGGGTATGCGCCGCCGTCGTAAGGCAAGCGGTGTGTTGCAGACTGCCTAA
- the rsmH gene encoding 16S rRNA (cytosine(1402)-N(4))-methyltransferase RsmH, whose protein sequence is MSGNPPSVSLGDSAPNRGHLPVLVDEVVAALAISEGETHVDGTFGAGGYTRAMLRAGAGRVIAFDQDPDAIANGPSLVPDPRLTLVHERFSRMAEALDERELSPVDGITLDIGVSSMQLDQAGRGFSFAKDGPLDMRMSQDGPSAADFLNTADEAEIARVIRDYGDEPKARGLARAIVAARPLTRTSELSAVCRKVLGWHAGMKTDPATRTFQAIRIHVNAELAELEAGLEAAERSLKPGGRLAVVTFHSLEDRIVKQFLRTRSGAAPAGSRHRPMPEAGPAPTFRAVAKPVAPSEAELAINPRARSARLRSAVRTDAPCFPRKAA, encoded by the coding sequence ATGAGCGGGAATCCCCCCTCCGTTTCTCTGGGTGATTCCGCGCCCAACCGGGGTCACCTGCCGGTACTGGTGGACGAAGTCGTCGCTGCGCTCGCGATTTCAGAAGGCGAAACGCATGTCGACGGCACGTTCGGAGCGGGCGGCTACACCCGCGCGATGCTCCGGGCGGGGGCGGGGCGAGTGATTGCCTTTGATCAAGACCCTGACGCGATCGCCAACGGGCCTTCACTCGTCCCCGATCCCAGGCTGACCCTGGTCCACGAACGCTTTTCGCGCATGGCCGAGGCGCTGGACGAGCGCGAGCTGTCGCCGGTCGACGGCATCACGCTGGATATCGGGGTCAGCTCGATGCAGCTCGACCAGGCCGGGCGCGGATTCTCGTTCGCCAAGGATGGCCCGCTCGACATGCGGATGAGCCAGGACGGTCCGAGCGCCGCCGACTTCCTCAACACCGCCGACGAGGCCGAGATCGCGCGGGTGATCCGCGATTATGGCGACGAGCCCAAGGCGAGGGGCCTGGCCCGCGCGATCGTCGCCGCGCGCCCGCTGACCCGCACCTCCGAGCTGTCGGCGGTGTGCCGCAAGGTGCTCGGCTGGCACGCGGGGATGAAGACCGACCCCGCGACCCGCACCTTTCAGGCGATCCGGATCCACGTGAACGCCGAGCTGGCCGAGCTCGAGGCGGGGCTGGAGGCGGCCGAGCGCTCGCTCAAGCCCGGCGGGCGGCTGGCGGTGGTCACCTTCCACAGCCTCGAGGACCGGATCGTGAAGCAATTCCTCCGCACTCGCAGCGGCGCCGCGCCGGCGGGTTCGCGCCATCGCCCGATGCCCGAAGCTGGCCCGGCGCCGACCTTTCGCGCGGTCGCCAAGCCGGTTGCGCCGTCCGAGGCGGAGCTGGCGATCAATCCCCGGGCCCGGTCGGCGCGCCTGCGCAGCGCGGTCCGCACCGATGCTCCCTGTTTCCCCCGAAAGGCGGCCTGA
- a CDS encoding division/cell wall cluster transcriptional repressor MraZ: MPAFLRSIIERRGDARTIVLAKHETFPCLSAYDPAYAALKHSKIERLLEKNEQEAGAQLAYQQSNLMAFAVSEEVPYDSTGRILVPTMMRRKGGIGDLALFLGVGETFQIWNPETLLGDDRIPEDLKDVCRYRLEERGLA, encoded by the coding sequence GTGCCCGCCTTCCTGCGCTCCATCATCGAACGCCGTGGCGACGCCCGCACCATCGTTCTGGCCAAGCACGAGACCTTTCCCTGCCTCAGCGCTTATGATCCCGCTTATGCCGCGCTGAAGCACAGCAAGATCGAGCGCCTGCTGGAGAAGAACGAGCAGGAGGCAGGAGCCCAGCTCGCCTATCAGCAGAGCAACCTCATGGCCTTCGCGGTCAGCGAGGAGGTGCCCTACGACAGCACCGGCCGGATCCTCGTCCCCACCATGATGCGCCGCAAGGGCGGCATCGGTGATCTCGCGCTTTTCCTGGGGGTCGGCGAGACCTTCCAGATCTGGAATCCCGAAACGCTCCTCGGCGACGATCGCATTCCCGAGGATCTCAAGGACGTCTGCCGGTACCGGCTCGAGGAACGGGGGCTCGCATGA
- a CDS encoding PEPxxWA-CTERM sorting domain-containing protein, with translation MLKNLLILGAGISMFTAPAAAQGLMGATVDLTTRYPNATAVYSDPFTSVVVSDGVEYPLGSFPTYNPNFSVDVAANSLTITNLVGTNFGDTAFNGFALSVLSGPSILSASVNPSSAFSPINVFVQNGTLFANFAGVSTTGGSSVINFTTSRDVAAAVPEPGTWAMMLLGFGAIGASMRRRRQMGAAIAQLA, from the coding sequence ATGCTGAAAAATCTTCTTATTCTAGGTGCGGGAATATCTATGTTCACCGCTCCAGCCGCTGCGCAAGGTCTCATGGGTGCCACCGTCGATCTTACGACCCGTTACCCCAACGCCACCGCGGTTTACTCTGACCCGTTTACTAGCGTTGTAGTTAGCGATGGCGTCGAATACCCCCTGGGAAGTTTCCCGACGTACAATCCGAACTTCTCGGTGGATGTTGCGGCGAACAGCCTGACGATCACCAACCTCGTCGGGACGAACTTCGGCGACACTGCATTTAACGGATTTGCCCTTTCGGTATTGTCTGGCCCGTCGATCCTTTCGGCTTCAGTGAACCCTTCTTCGGCGTTCTCACCCATCAATGTGTTCGTACAGAACGGAACGCTCTTCGCGAACTTCGCTGGAGTGAGCACTACCGGTGGTTCGTCCGTCATAAACTTCACCACCAGTCGTGACGTTGCAGCGGCTGTGCCTGAACCGGGCACGTGGGCGATGATGTTGCTTGGATTTGGCGCAATCGGCGCAAGCATGCGTCGCCGTCGCCAAATGGGCGCTGCGATCGCGCAACTGGCGTAG
- a CDS encoding GldG family protein: MRLGLLLAIAAALCSCRGGSQPAATTELPELALLSSLPIAFGENFGLDQGRSPLLGDLEGQYRVIPVDGPEQLKPGGLLLAAQPQALTAERLVALDRWVRDGGRLVLLADPALRFESSRPLGDRFRPPLRYPDTGLLKHWGVVLDDGVDGRVEASATDLGRGIRLEASGLGSLTRAGGACTLSPTRAVARCRIGKGYATIVADADFALSAEPEQRAAVVALLNELSDGR, from the coding sequence ATGCGGCTTGGATTGCTGCTGGCAATAGCGGCGGCGCTCTGTTCCTGCCGCGGGGGGAGCCAGCCGGCGGCGACGACCGAACTGCCCGAGCTTGCCCTGCTGAGCAGCCTGCCGATCGCGTTCGGCGAAAACTTCGGCCTCGACCAGGGCCGGAGCCCCTTGCTGGGCGACCTCGAGGGCCAATACCGGGTCATTCCGGTCGACGGGCCCGAGCAACTGAAGCCCGGCGGCCTGCTGTTGGCGGCGCAGCCGCAGGCGCTGACCGCCGAGCGGCTGGTCGCGCTCGACCGGTGGGTGCGGGACGGCGGGCGACTGGTGCTACTGGCCGACCCGGCCTTGCGGTTCGAGAGCAGCCGCCCGCTCGGCGACCGCTTCCGTCCGCCGCTGCGCTACCCGGACACCGGGTTGCTCAAGCATTGGGGCGTGGTGCTGGACGACGGCGTGGACGGGCGCGTCGAAGCGTCGGCCACGGACTTGGGGCGCGGAATCCGGCTGGAGGCGAGCGGGCTTGGGTCGCTGACCCGGGCGGGGGGCGCCTGCACCCTGTCGCCGACCAGGGCGGTGGCGCGGTGCCGGATCGGAAAGGGCTATGCGACGATCGTCGCCGACGCCGACTTCGCGCTGTCGGCCGAGCCGGAGCAGCGCGCGGCCGTGGTGGCGCTGCTGAATGAACTGTCGGACGGACGCTAA
- a CDS encoding N-acyl amino acid synthase FeeM domain-containing protein: MALGLPESRLDSKMLLNRGLGDGASARRCDPDVRTGECLTIRLANTEGQRNAASMLLSRMYSWRGYGKNHSLVTSPNCVTFTAACQDEVVGTLTLTVDSRAGLAVDATFADKIAPFRAAHGAKLCELTKLAFDWTGSSHQHLAALFHLVFIYGSRQFACSDLFIEVNPRHRRFYERMLGFVRVGEVRTNASVNAPSQLMWLNVGAIRRMITENAARPESNQRSLYRYFFSTDEEDGLYGRLTGAPCRGAVPDLEVLTAYEARETSTKRLLGMLIGSRLRS, from the coding sequence GTGGCCCTTGGCCTCCCCGAGTCGCGGCTCGATAGCAAAATGCTTCTGAATCGTGGTTTGGGCGATGGTGCATCTGCACGTCGTTGCGATCCGGATGTCCGAACTGGTGAGTGCCTCACCATTCGGCTGGCGAACACGGAAGGCCAGCGCAATGCGGCCAGCATGTTGCTAAGCCGAATGTATTCGTGGCGGGGTTATGGGAAGAACCACTCCCTCGTCACTTCGCCCAACTGCGTTACCTTCACGGCAGCTTGTCAGGACGAGGTGGTGGGAACGCTGACGCTTACAGTGGATTCCCGAGCAGGGCTGGCTGTCGATGCCACTTTCGCCGATAAAATTGCTCCGTTTCGGGCAGCACATGGAGCAAAGCTGTGCGAACTGACGAAGCTCGCTTTCGATTGGACAGGTTCATCGCACCAGCATCTGGCAGCGTTGTTTCACCTGGTCTTCATTTACGGATCGCGCCAGTTTGCATGCAGCGACCTGTTTATCGAGGTGAATCCCAGGCATCGGCGCTTTTATGAACGAATGCTTGGCTTCGTTCGCGTCGGTGAAGTGCGGACGAATGCAAGCGTCAACGCGCCTTCCCAACTGATGTGGCTAAATGTTGGGGCGATCAGGCGAATGATCACCGAAAACGCCGCGCGTCCGGAAAGCAACCAGCGCTCGCTCTACCGATATTTCTTCTCAACCGATGAAGAGGATGGCCTCTACGGAAGACTTACTGGCGCCCCATGTCGCGGAGCCGTGCCCGACTTGGAAGTGCTAACTGCTTACGAAGCACGCGAAACTTCTACCAAGCGCCTCCTAGGCATGTTGATAGGATCGAGGCTTAGGTCATGA
- a CDS encoding UDP-N-acetylmuramoyl-L-alanyl-D-glutamate--2,6-diaminopimelate ligase, with the protein MRLTDLVDASALDAAAADVEVTGFAIDHRKVAPGTVFGAFRGSARNGEDYIDAAIAAGAVAVIARPEAKVEGAVHIADAEPRRRFAALAAKFFAPYPDTVVAVTGTNGKTSTVEMTRQLWRMAGHRSASVGTLGVTTADEQVKTGLTTPDIVTFLSNLSGLRTMGISHVAYEASSHGLDQYRSEGLRVSAAAFTNFSRDHLDYHGTMEAYFEAKMRLFNEVVESSGAAVVWTGDPRSAEVIERARRRGLTVLTVGPGGETIDLKSRTASPLGQTLVLGHGGKDWTLKLPLIGAYQAANVLVSAGLALATGGEWKQTFAGMGRLSPVRGRLERAVITPAGAPVYIDYAHTPDALEAAIAALKPHVLGRLITLFGAGGDRDTGKRPEMGRVAADGSDLVIVTDDNPRTEDPAAIRCAILAGAPGAREIGGRRDAIAAAIAEAREGDIVLLAGKGHETVQVIGDTVMPFDDAEVARECAA; encoded by the coding sequence ATGCGACTGACCGACCTCGTCGACGCTTCCGCTCTCGACGCCGCTGCCGCTGACGTTGAGGTGACCGGCTTTGCCATCGACCATCGCAAGGTCGCGCCCGGCACCGTATTCGGTGCCTTTCGCGGATCGGCGCGTAACGGCGAGGACTATATCGACGCTGCTATCGCGGCCGGTGCGGTGGCGGTGATCGCGCGGCCCGAAGCCAAGGTAGAGGGCGCGGTGCATATCGCCGATGCCGAGCCGCGCCGCCGCTTCGCCGCTCTCGCCGCGAAATTCTTCGCGCCTTATCCCGACACGGTGGTCGCGGTGACCGGGACCAACGGCAAGACCTCGACCGTCGAGATGACCCGGCAATTGTGGCGGATGGCCGGGCACCGCTCGGCCTCGGTCGGAACATTGGGCGTCACCACCGCCGACGAGCAGGTCAAGACCGGGCTGACCACGCCCGACATCGTCACCTTTCTCAGCAACCTGTCGGGCCTTAGGACGATGGGCATCAGCCATGTCGCCTATGAGGCGTCGAGCCACGGGCTGGACCAGTATCGCAGCGAGGGACTTCGTGTCTCGGCCGCCGCCTTCACCAATTTCTCGCGCGATCACCTCGACTATCACGGCACGATGGAGGCCTATTTCGAGGCCAAGATGCGGTTGTTCAACGAGGTGGTGGAGAGCAGCGGCGCCGCGGTGGTGTGGACCGGCGACCCCAGGAGCGCCGAGGTGATCGAACGCGCTCGCCGCCGCGGCCTCACCGTGCTGACGGTGGGACCGGGGGGCGAGACCATCGACCTCAAGAGCCGCACCGCAAGCCCGCTCGGCCAGACCCTAGTGCTGGGGCATGGCGGCAAGGACTGGACGCTCAAACTGCCGCTGATCGGCGCCTATCAGGCCGCCAACGTGCTGGTGTCTGCCGGACTGGCGCTGGCGACCGGCGGCGAGTGGAAGCAGACCTTTGCTGGCATGGGCCGCCTTTCGCCGGTCCGCGGCCGGCTGGAGCGGGCGGTGATCACCCCCGCTGGCGCGCCGGTCTATATCGATTATGCCCATACCCCCGACGCGCTGGAGGCGGCGATCGCCGCGCTGAAGCCGCATGTGCTGGGCCGGCTGATCACTTTGTTCGGCGCCGGCGGCGACCGCGACACGGGCAAACGGCCGGAGATGGGCCGGGTGGCGGCGGATGGCAGCGACTTGGTGATCGTGACCGACGACAATCCGCGCACCGAGGACCCCGCCGCGATCCGCTGCGCGATCCTCGCCGGGGCGCCGGGCGCCCGCGAGATCGGCGGCCGCCGCGACGCGATCGCCGCCGCCATCGCCGAAGCGCGCGAGGGCGACATCGTCCTGCTGGCCGGCAAGGGCCATGAAACCGTTCAGGTCATCGGCGACACTGTGATGCCGTTCGACGATGCGGAAGTCGCGCGGGAGTGCGCGGCGTGA
- a CDS encoding peptidoglycan D,D-transpeptidase FtsI family protein: MNAPTPALVAARPERLRLVGQRRQLLGIMHQRLMVGMLIFGAVILAIVLRLTWLGLFGDHAGRQLTATSNVPSRGDIVDRDGQPLARTIDSWTVALQPSKVIGDKKALSVELSRLMPEKDPAGWLAEINSGKSFVYLRRRAAPRLVQALNELGEPGIALSREPDRLYPQTDLAAHVLGSTDIDGHGASGMERGMDKYLSNAATRSEPLTLSISSRVQQALEHELLEAKAQFNALGAAGVLLDIHTGEVLAMTSLPQLNPNIAGNMEPEARFNRATLGVFELGSTFKPFTVAMALDTGDVKSMGQIYPCYDRFLRPNGRAVTDTHPFGRPCSVAEIMMESSNIGTAQIAGQVGTDPMREFLKGMGFLDKVEVELPERARSLTIPKSGWDMSTTMTVGFGHAIAVTPLHLALGYATLYNGGLYRPATLLKVGKGHPVAKGRRVFSEETSYKMRALLRLVVTKGTGKKADAVGYRVGGKTGTAEKIIGGRYSKTANITSFAGVFPMDEPRYAMVVMLDEPKGTADTYGFRTAGWNAAPTFGKVVARIAPMLGVRPDMKRDANMNEVLPFVREEK; this comes from the coding sequence ATGAACGCTCCGACCCCCGCTCTCGTCGCTGCCCGGCCCGAGCGCCTGAGGCTCGTCGGGCAGCGGCGCCAGCTGCTCGGCATCATGCACCAGCGGCTGATGGTCGGCATGCTGATCTTCGGCGCCGTGATCCTCGCGATCGTGCTTCGGCTGACCTGGCTGGGGCTGTTCGGTGACCATGCCGGGCGCCAGCTCACCGCCACCTCCAACGTGCCGTCGCGCGGTGATATCGTCGACCGCGACGGGCAGCCGCTGGCCCGCACCATCGACAGCTGGACGGTGGCGCTTCAGCCGTCGAAAGTGATCGGCGACAAGAAGGCGCTGAGCGTCGAGCTGTCGCGGCTAATGCCCGAGAAAGATCCGGCCGGCTGGCTGGCCGAGATCAATTCGGGCAAGAGCTTCGTCTATCTGCGCCGCCGCGCCGCGCCGCGGCTGGTGCAGGCGCTGAACGAATTGGGTGAGCCGGGCATTGCGCTGAGCCGCGAGCCCGACCGGCTGTATCCGCAGACCGACCTTGCCGCCCACGTACTCGGCTCTACCGACATCGACGGCCATGGCGCGTCGGGGATGGAGCGGGGCATGGACAAATATCTGTCCAATGCCGCCACCCGCAGCGAGCCGCTGACGCTGTCGATCAGCAGCCGGGTCCAGCAGGCGCTCGAGCATGAGCTGCTGGAAGCCAAGGCGCAATTCAACGCGCTGGGCGCGGCTGGCGTGCTGCTCGACATCCACACCGGCGAGGTGCTGGCGATGACCAGCCTGCCGCAGCTCAACCCCAACATCGCCGGCAACATGGAGCCCGAAGCGCGCTTCAACCGCGCGACGCTGGGCGTGTTCGAGCTGGGATCGACCTTCAAGCCGTTCACCGTCGCCATGGCGCTCGACACCGGCGACGTGAAGTCGATGGGGCAGATCTATCCCTGCTACGACCGCTTCCTCCGCCCCAACGGACGCGCGGTCACCGACACGCATCCGTTCGGACGCCCCTGCTCGGTCGCCGAGATCATGATGGAAAGCTCCAACATCGGCACCGCGCAGATCGCAGGGCAGGTCGGCACCGACCCGATGCGCGAGTTCCTCAAGGGCATGGGCTTCCTCGACAAGGTGGAGGTCGAACTGCCCGAACGGGCCCGCTCGCTGACCATTCCCAAGAGCGGCTGGGACATGTCGACCACCATGACGGTCGGCTTCGGCCACGCCATCGCGGTCACCCCGCTTCACCTCGCACTCGGCTATGCGACGCTGTACAATGGCGGGCTGTATCGCCCGGCCACTCTGCTCAAGGTCGGCAAGGGGCATCCGGTCGCCAAGGGTCGCCGGGTGTTCAGCGAGGAAACCAGCTACAAGATGCGGGCGCTGCTGCGCCTGGTGGTGACCAAGGGTACCGGCAAGAAGGCCGACGCGGTCGGCTATCGTGTCGGGGGCAAGACCGGAACGGCCGAGAAGATTATCGGCGGGCGCTATTCCAAGACCGCGAACATCACCTCGTTTGCCGGCGTTTTCCCGATGGACGAGCCGCGCTATGCGATGGTGGTGATGCTCGACGAACCCAAGGGTACGGCCGATACCTACGGCTTCCGTACCGCCGGTTGGAACGCCGCGCCGACCTTCGGCAAGGTGGTGGCGCGGATCGCCCCGATGCTGGGCGTGCGCCCGGACATGAAGCGAGACGCCAACATGAACGAAGTGCTTCCGTTCGTCCGCGAAGAAAAGTAG
- the purL gene encoding phosphoribosylformylglycinamidine synthase subunit PurL, translated as MTAISPQVVADHGLSPDEYSRILHALGREPNLTELGIFSVMWSEHCSYKSSRVHLKKLPTTAPWVICGPGENAGVIDIGDGDAAIFKMESHNHPSYIEPYQGAATGVGGILRDVFTMGARPVANLNALRFGDPSHPKMRHLIAGVVAGIGSYGNCVGVPTVGGETNFDPAYNGNILVNAMTVGVARTDKIFYSAAAGIGNPVVYVGSKTGRDGIHGATMASADFGEDSDEKRPTVQVGDPFTEKLLIEACLELMASDAIVAIQDMGAAGLTSSSVEMASKGGVGIRLDMDAVPCRETGMTPYEMMLSESQERMLMVLKPGREAEAEAIFHKWELDFAVIGTVTDTGHMELVWKGETVADIPLGPLADEAPLYDRPSLSPEDYQAWAEVPLLGEVPAGTDIVGDLKTLMASPALASRRWIWEQYDSQVGGDTVQRSGGDAAVVRVHGSAKALAITTDCTPRYCYADPYKGGKQAIAEAYRNLSAVGATPLAVTNCLNFANPQRPEIMAQITGCLGGMSDACRALDFPIVSGNVSLYNESKATGGGSAILPTPAIGAVGLMPDWSKSATIALKNEGETLLLLGHTKGHVGQSLWLDVCHGRREGAPPPVDLAVERRLGELLRSLIAEGLVSAVHDCADGGAAVAMAEMALAGETGFTMTVVAELPNPAAMLFGEDQGRAIVATGQPDRVRELAAAAQLFSIPVGTTGGDAIVFDLIDRGGEQRLVLADLRTAHEGFFPALMDA; from the coding sequence ATGACCGCGATCTCACCGCAAGTCGTCGCCGACCACGGCCTCTCCCCCGATGAATACAGCCGCATCCTGCATGCGCTGGGGCGGGAGCCGAACCTGACCGAACTCGGCATCTTCTCGGTCATGTGGTCGGAGCATTGCTCCTACAAATCCTCCCGCGTCCATCTCAAGAAGCTGCCGACCACGGCGCCGTGGGTGATCTGCGGTCCGGGTGAGAATGCCGGGGTGATCGACATCGGCGACGGCGACGCCGCCATCTTCAAGATGGAGAGCCACAACCACCCCTCCTACATCGAGCCTTACCAGGGCGCGGCGACCGGGGTCGGCGGGATCCTGCGCGACGTCTTCACCATGGGCGCGCGGCCCGTCGCCAATTTAAACGCGCTTCGCTTCGGCGACCCCAGCCATCCCAAGATGCGCCACCTCATCGCCGGGGTGGTCGCGGGGATCGGCAGCTACGGCAATTGCGTCGGGGTGCCGACCGTCGGCGGTGAAACCAATTTCGACCCCGCCTACAACGGCAACATCCTGGTCAACGCGATGACCGTCGGCGTCGCCAGGACCGACAAGATCTTCTATTCCGCCGCCGCCGGCATCGGCAATCCGGTGGTCTACGTCGGCAGCAAGACCGGCCGCGACGGCATCCACGGCGCGACCATGGCGTCGGCCGATTTCGGCGAGGATTCGGACGAGAAGCGCCCCACCGTCCAGGTCGGCGACCCGTTCACCGAGAAACTGCTGATCGAAGCCTGCCTTGAGCTGATGGCATCGGACGCGATCGTCGCCATCCAGGACATGGGCGCGGCGGGCCTCACCTCCTCCTCGGTCGAGATGGCGTCCAAGGGCGGCGTCGGCATTCGCCTCGACATGGACGCCGTCCCCTGCCGCGAGACTGGCATGACGCCTTACGAGATGATGCTCTCGGAATCTCAGGAGCGCATGCTGATGGTCCTCAAGCCCGGCCGCGAGGCCGAGGCTGAGGCGATCTTCCACAAGTGGGAGCTCGACTTCGCAGTGATCGGTACCGTCACCGATACCGGCCACATGGAGCTGGTGTGGAAGGGCGAAACGGTCGCCGACATCCCGCTCGGGCCGCTCGCCGACGAAGCACCGCTCTACGACCGGCCTTCGCTATCGCCCGAGGATTATCAGGCCTGGGCGGAGGTGCCTCTGCTGGGCGAGGTGCCGGCGGGGACCGACATCGTCGGCGATCTCAAGACGCTCATGGCCTCCCCCGCCCTCGCCTCGCGCCGCTGGATCTGGGAGCAATATGACAGCCAGGTCGGCGGCGACACCGTGCAACGCTCGGGCGGCGATGCGGCGGTGGTCCGGGTCCACGGCTCGGCCAAGGCGCTCGCGATCACCACCGACTGCACCCCGCGCTATTGCTATGCCGACCCCTATAAAGGCGGCAAGCAGGCGATCGCCGAAGCCTATCGCAACCTGAGCGCGGTCGGCGCGACCCCGCTGGCGGTCACCAACTGCCTCAACTTCGCCAACCCGCAGCGGCCCGAGATCATGGCCCAGATCACCGGCTGCCTCGGCGGCATGAGCGACGCCTGCCGCGCGCTCGACTTCCCGATCGTCTCTGGCAACGTCAGCCTCTACAACGAGAGCAAGGCGACCGGCGGCGGCAGCGCGATCCTGCCGACCCCCGCGATCGGCGCGGTCGGTCTGATGCCCGACTGGTCGAAGAGCGCCACCATTGCCCTCAAGAACGAAGGCGAGACCCTGCTCCTGCTCGGCCACACCAAGGGCCATGTCGGCCAGTCGCTGTGGCTCGACGTCTGCCACGGTCGCCGCGAAGGCGCTCCGCCGCCGGTCGATCTGGCGGTCGAGCGACGTCTCGGCGAACTGCTGCGCAGCCTCATCGCCGAAGGTCTGGTCAGCGCGGTCCACGATTGCGCCGATGGCGGCGCGGCGGTGGCGATGGCCGAAATGGCGCTGGCGGGCGAAACCGGTTTCACCATGACGGTCGTGGCCGAGCTTCCCAATCCTGCCGCCATGCTGTTCGGCGAGGACCAGGGCCGGGCAATCGTCGCGACCGGCCAGCCCGACCGCGTCCGCGAACTGGCCGCCGCCGCGCAGCTGTTCAGCATCCCGGTCGGCACCACCGGCGGCGATGCCATCGTGTTCGACCTGATCGATCGCGGCGGCGAGCAGAGGCTCGTCCTCGCCGACCTGCGCACCGCCCACGAAGGCTTCTTCCCGGCGCTGATGGACGCGTGA